Genomic window (Streptomyces sp. LX-29):
CTGCTACACGACAGACAAAAGCCGCTGGCCCCGGCGAGCGACAAGGGCCAATCCGAGTCCGGTGGCTCGTTGCGCCGGTCCGCGCGGAGTCCCGGGCGGCGCGGAGTCCTGGGGGCGCGGAGTTCCGGGCCGCGCGGAGTTCCGGGCCGCGCGGAGTTCCGGGCCGCGCGGAGTCCCAGACCGCACGGAGTCTCCGAGCCGCGCGGGGCGTGCGCACCGCGCGGGCGGCCACACACGCGCGGACGGCGGCACCGCGCGGTGTGCCGCGATGCGCGCGGAGTACGGCGCCACCGCACGGTCCACCGCCCTTCTCGGGCCGTGGCACGCGAGGAGGCCCCCGGGAACACGGCTCGGGCCTCGCGGGCGCCGAGCCTGCGGACGCCCCCAGGGGTGGGGTAGGCGGGACCGGTCGGGCGCCGCGCGGGGACCGGCCGCCGTGCCGCGTGGCGGCGGGTAACCCGTCAGGCGGCCCGTACGACCAGGGCCGTCGGCGGCTCGTCGTCCATCTCGAAGGCCATCGGGAACGGCGCGTGCCCCGCCAGCCGGAACCAGCGCACCGTACGGTGGCGGCGCAGCGCCCGTGCGGCCCGCACCGCGTCGTTGTGGAACCGCCGGGCCATCGGGACCCGCCGGACGGCCTCCGTCAACTCCCCCAGCGCCCGGTCACCGCCGGGCACCTCGTGGACCGCCTCCATCTGCCCCGGCTCGCCCAGGACGGCCCGTAGCGCCTGGCTCAGCTCGCTCTCGGCCACCTCGCGGTGCTCCTCCTCCGCCTGCCGCGCGCCGTGCGCCGCCTCGTAGAGCACGATCGAGGCCGCGGGATCGAGCACCCCCGCGGTCGCCAGCTCCTGCGCCACCGAGGCACGCCGCAGCAGCTGCGCGTCCAGCGCCGCCCGCGCGGCGTCGAGGCGGCTGTGCAGACGGTCCAGGCGTCCCGCGGTCCAGCTCAGATAGACGGCGATGACGATCAGGACGGCCGCGATCCAGATGAGAGTGCTCACGCGCAGCCACGCTACCGCCTGCGACATGCGCCTCCGGTGCGACCGCGGCCCCGCTCCCCGCCCCGGTCACGCGGTCACGCGGTCACGCGGTCACGCGGTCACGCGGTCACGGCGGACGCGGGTCGCCGTCTCGGGCGTTCTCAGGAGCGGCGGCGCAGGCGTTCGCGAACGGCCACCCGCGCGGGGGTGCCGGTGCGGTCGTCGGCGGCGACGGACGCCATGCCGTCGGTGACGGTCTCGTAGACGGCCAGGATGTCGGCGCCCACCGTGGACCAGTCGAAGCGCCGCACATGGCGGCTGCCGCGGTCGCTGAGCTCCGCGCGGCGCGCCGGGTCGGCGAGCAGCTTGAGGACGGCGTCGGCCAGCGCCTCGGCGTCCTCGTTGGCGAAGAGCTCGCCGGCGGCTCCGCCGTCCAACACCTGGGCGAAGGCGTCCAGGTCGCTGGCGAGGACGGTGGCGCCGGCGGACAGCGCCTCGACCAGGATGATGCCGAACGACTCTCCCCCGGTGTTCGGCGCCACATAGACGTCCACGCTGCGCAGCAGCCGTGCCTTGTCCTCGTCGCTGACCATGCCCAGGAACTCGACGCGCTCCCGCATCTCCGCGGGCAGGCCCGCGACGGCCTCCACCTCGTCGCCGCGCCCGGCCACGAGCAGCCGGGTCCGTGGCCGCTCGGCCAAGATCTTCGGCAGCGCGCGCATCAGGACCGGCAGGCCCTTGCGCGGCTCGTCGATGCGGCCGATGAAGCCGAGGGTGTCCCCCTGCCACTCCGGCTGGGGCTCCGCGCGGGCGAAGAAGTCGACGTCGACGCCGTTGGGGATCACCACCGCGTCGCCGCCCAGGTGCTCCACCAGGGTGCGCCGCGCGTACTCGCTCACCGCGATCCGCGCGCTGATCTTCTCCAGGGCCGGCTGGAGGATCGGGTAGGCGGCGATCATCGCGCGGGAGCGCGGGTTGGAGGTGTGGAAGGTCGCCACGATCGGCCCCTGGGCGGCCCAGCAGGTGAGCAGGCCGAGCGAGGGCGAGGTGGGCTCGTGGATGTGGATGACGTCGAAGTCGCCCTCGTGCAGCCAGCGGCGTACCCGCGCGGCCGACAGGAACCCGAAGTTCAGCCGGGCGACCGAACCGTTGTAGGGCACGGGTACGGCGCGTCCGGCGGAGACCACGTACGGCGGCAGCGGGGTGTCGTCGTCCGCCGGCGCGAGTACGGACACCTCGTGCCCGAGCCGGATCAGGTGATCGGCCAGGTCTCGGATGTGGAACTGCACGCCCCCGGGCACGTCCCAGGAGTACGGGCAGACGATCCCGATCCTCACAGTGTCTCCGTCCTCACAGCGTCTCCGGTCCGCCACGGCCCTGGGCGCGCGTCGCGCGGCCGGGCTCCAGATCCGCGAGCCACAGCCGCTGGAGCATGTGCCAGTCCTGCGGGTGGTCGGCGATGCCCGAGGCGAAGGCATCGGCGAGCTCCTGGGTCATCCGGGCCACGCGCTCGGCCCGGCTGCCGGTCTCGGGCACCTCGATCGGCGGGTGCACCCGCCCCTGCATGGCCGGCGAGTCGTCGTACCAGAGGGTGACCGGGAGCAGCAGCGCCCCGGTCTGGGCGGCCAGCATGGCGGGGCCGGCGGGCATCTTCGCCGCCTCGCCGAAGAACTGCACCTCGACACCGGAGGCCGACAGGTCCCGGTCGGCGACCAGGCACACCAGGCCGCCGGCGCGCAGCCGCCGCGCCAGAGTCCCGAAGGCGGCGGCGCCCTCGTGTGGCAGCACCTCCATGCCCAGGCTCTCGCGGTAGGCGACGAACCGGTCGTAGAGGCTCTCCGGCTTGAGCCGCTCGGCGACGGTGGTGAAGGGCACGCCGAGCGTGGTGGTGACCCAGGCGCCGGCCAGGTCCCAGTTGGCCAGGTGCGGCAGGGCGAGCACCACGCCCCGACCGCTGGCCAGACCGTCCTTCAGATGGTGCGCGTCGTGGCAGGTGAAGCCGGCCTCGATGCGCTCCGCGCTCCATGCCGGGAGCCGGAAGGACTCCATCCAGTAGCGCATGTAGGACCGCATGCCCGCGCGGGACAGCTGTGCGAGCCGGCCGGCGGAAGCCTCGGGGACGACCCGCGCGAGGTTCGCTTCGAGGCGGAGCACACCCGCGCCCCGCCGCTTCCACGCCACATCGGCGATGCGCTGCCCGAGGCGCACGGCCACCGGCTCCGGGAGCTTCTTGACCGTGCTCCAGCCCAGGCCGTACAGCGCGTCGGTCAGCCGGTCCTTCACCGTGCGTCGCCTCCGTGGGCCACCGGCTCAACCTCGGCGTCCGCCTCGGCCGCCTCCCTCCGAACGGTGACGACCCGCTGCACGAGGGTGACGAAGCTGCCCACGGCCACGATCCACAGCGCGATCGGCAGCAGGATGTCGACGTGCGGCACGCCGAACTTGTGCAGCCCGGAGAAGCCGCAGGCCACCAGCGAGATCACCAGTCGCTCGGCGCGCTCCACGAGCCCGTTCACGTTCACCGGCAGCCCGATGCTCTCGCCCCGCGCCTTGGTGTAGGACACGACCTGTCCGCTGGCCAGGCAGAAGATCGCCACCGCACACAGCGCGTTGTCGTCGCCGTTGCCGGCGTACCAGAGCGCGAGTCCGCCGAAGATCGCGCCGTCGGCGACCCGGTCGAGCGTGGAGTCCAGGAAGGCGCCCCAGCGGCTGGATCGGCCCAGCTGGCGGGCCATGTTGCCGTCGACCAGGTCGGAGAAGACGAAGAGGGTGATGGTGACCGTGCCCCAGAAGAACTCTCCCTGGGGGTAGAAGACCAGCGCTCCAGTGATCACACCGCCGGTCCCGACGAGGGTCACCGCGTCGGGGCTCACCCCGAGGCGGATGAGCAGCGCGGCGAACGGTGTGAGAACACGCGTGAAGAATGCACGCGCGTACTTGTTCAGCATGGCCTTCCCAAGAGGGTCGATACGGGCCGTGTGGTCAAGAGGCCACCGGCTGGCCCATCGTAGCCACGCCGCAGGGGGGCGACACGAACGCATCACGCAACGGCTGGATGTGCGACGTATGGACGGTCCGTTACCAGGGTGGAAAGCTCGAAGTACCGCAGGTGTCGACCGGGAGGCGAGACACATGGGCGAGAAGACAGGAACGCACCCAGGGGCCGCCGGCAGGGCAGTGACGGCCGACCGGCCCAGCTCTGTACGGAACGTGGTGCTGGTCGGCCACAGTGGCTCGGGAAAGACCACGCTCGTGGAGGCCCTGGCGCTGGCCACGGGCGCGGTGAACCGGGCGGGTCGGGTGGAGGACGGCGGTTGTCTGTCCGACTACGACGAGATCGAACACCGACAGCAACGGTCGGTACAGCTGTCCCTGGTCCCCGTGGAATGGGGCGGAATCAAGATCAATCTATTGGACACCCCCGGGTACGCCGACTTCGTCGGGGAGCTGAGGGCCGGTCTGCGGGCAGCGGACGCGGCCCTCTTCGTCGTTTCGGCGGCGGACGGGGTGGACGGTGCCACCCGCCTGGTGTGGGACGAGTGCGCGGCGGTGGGCATGCCGCGCGCCCTGGTGATCACGCACCTGGAAGCGGCCCGCGCGGACTTCGAGGAGATGACCGAGACCTGCCGCGCGGCGTTCGGCGGGGACGATCCGGACGCCGTCCTGCCGCTCTACCTGCCGCTGCGCGGCGCGCCGGGTCCGGACGGCCACGCGCCGGTGACCGGCCTGATCGGGCTGCTTTCCCAGCGCGTCTTCGACTACGCCGGCGGCGAGCGCACGGACTCCGAGCCCACCGCCGACCAGCTGCCGCTGATCGAGGAGGCCCGTAACCGGCTCATCGAGGGGATCATCGCCGAGAGCGAGGACGAGACCCTGATGGACCGCTATCTGGGCGGCGCCGAGATCGATGTGAAGACGCTGATCGAGGACCTGGAGAAGGCCGTCGCCCGCGGCACCTTCCACCCCGTGCTGGCCGCGGCCCCCGCCACCGACGGCGCCCGGCACGGCCTGGGCACCGTCGAGCTCCTGGAGCTGATCACCGGCGGCTTCCCCACGCCGCTGGAGCGCGAGAACCCCGCCGTCACCACCCCGCAGGGCGCCCCACGCCCCCCGCTGGCCTGCGACCCGGAGGGCCCGCTGGCCGCCGAGGTGGTCAAGACCTCCTCCGATCCGTACGTGGGCCGGCTCTCGCTGGTCCGGGTCTTCTCGGGGACGCTGCGCCCCGACGAGACCGTGCATGTCTCCGGGCACGGTCTGGAGGACCGCGGCCACGAGGACCACGACGTCGACGAGCGGGTCGGCGCCCTGTCCGCCCCCTTCGGCAAACAGCAGCGCACCCTGCCCCAGGCGATCGCCGGCGACCTGGCCTGCGTGGCCAAGCTCAGCCGCGCCGAGACCGGTGACACCCTGTCCTCCAAGGACGACCCGCTGCTCATGGAGCCCTGGCTGATGCCCGACCCGCTGCTGCCCGTCGCCATCCAGGCGCACAGCAAGCCGGACGAGGACAAGCTGTCCCAGGGGCTGGCCCGGTTGGTGGCCGAGGACCCGACCATGCGCCTGGAGCAGAACCAGGACACCCACCAGGTGGTCCTGTGGTGCCTGGGCGAGGCCCACAAGGACGTGGCCCTGGAACGGCTGCGCTCGCGGTACGGCGTGCAGGTCGACACCGTGCCGCACAAGGTGTCGCTGCGCGAGACCTTCGCCGAGAAGGCCGGCGGGCGCGGCCGGCACGTCAAGCAGTCCGGCGGGCACGGCCAGTACGCCATCTGCGAGATCGAGGTGGAACCGCTGCCGGGCGGTTCCGGGATCGAGTTCGTGGACAAGGTCGTCGGCGGGGCGGTGCCGCGCCAGTTCATCCCGTCCGTGGAGAAGGGCGTGCGCGCCCAGGCCGCGCGCGGCGTGGCGGCCGGATATCCGCTGGTGGACGTGCGGGTCACGCTGCTCGACGGCAAGGCGCACTCGGTGGACTCCTCCGACGCCGCCTTCCAGACCGCGGGAGCCCTGGCGCTGCGCGAGGCGGCCGCCGAGAGCCGGATCGACCTGCTGGAGCCCGTGGTCGAAGTGCGGGTGCTCGTCGCCGACGAGCACGTGGGCGCGGTGATGAGCGATCTGTCGGGGCGGCGTGGCCGGGTGATGGGCACCGAGCAGTCCCCCGGCGGACTCACGCTGATCAAGGCCGAGATCCCGGAGATCGAGATCGGGCGGTACGCCATCGACCTGCGCTCCCTGTCACACGGCACCGGCCGGTTCTCCCGGTCCTACGCCCGGCACGAGCCGATGCCGCGGCAACTGGCCGACCGGCTGCGCGAGCAGGCCGCGCAGAACGGCGGCTGAGCTCGCCGCGACGGAGGTGACCCGGGGTCCCGCCCCGCGACGGACGTGATCCGGGGTCGCCCCGCGACGGACGTGATCCGGGGTCGCCCCGCGACGGAGGCGGACCGAGGACGGCCGCCCGCACGCGGGCGGTTATCCACAGGCTCCGAGGCGCTGGCGACAGGCGGCGGGCACCCCCGATACGCTGTGATCGCAGCTCAAGCAGCATGCGGCATAGGGGGCGTTGAGTGACGGCGGACGTATTCGACTTCAGTCCGGGGGCGCAGGTACCGCTCTCGGGCGCGGCGGGGCAGACGGCGGCGACGCAGGCGCTGGCCTCGGCCGCCTACCGCGACAGCCCGGTGGCCAAGCTCCTCGACGCGAACTCCGATTGGACCAAGTCGGAGGTCAAGGCGCCGCGGTTCTCGCTCTTCGAGCCGAACCTGGGAGAGGCGTTCGCGCGCGCCGTGCAGGTGCGGATGCTCGGCGGCGCCCGCGGCCAGCTGATCCAGTCCTTCGGCATAGAACCGCAGACGGTCGTCGAGCACTGCCTCGCGGCCAACCGCATCCGCAAGCAGCGCGACGCCCGCCTCACCGTGGTGATGGTCATCTTCGGGCTGCTGTTCCTGCCCGGTGTGCTGCTGTGGCTCGGCGCGTTCCAGATCCGCCGGTGGGCGGCGGGGGCCCAGGACAAGCGGGTCGGCGCGGGCGGTTTCGTGGTGCTGGCGGTGCTGGGCCTGCTGGCCCTGATCTTCCTGATCAAGCTGCCCTTGACCGGCTTCCTGGGGTACTACCTGCGGGGCGTGATCCTGGCGCCGGTGATCGGCTGGTGGTGGGCCAAGCGCATCAGCGAGCGCACCGCCAAGGACCTGCGGGAGCGCTGGGAGGGGCTGCTCTCGGGCGGCGGAGTCGGGGCGAAGATCCCTGAGGCCGTGCCCAGCGCCCCCGGCGAAACCGCCGCCGAGCAGCTGCGCAAGGGGCTGGAGGAGCTCACCGCGGAGCAGTACAGCAACGTGGTCTTCTACGCCGGCGGCAAGGGCATACTCGGCATGGGCACCCGCTGGGGCAGCTGGCAGCTGGCCGAGGACCTGGTGCCCGCCGAGCCCGGCACGGAGATCAACCCCTTCCGCAGCTGGGACGTCATCAAGGCCATCCACGACCAGCTGCGGCTGCTGGAGCGCGGGGCGCTGCACACCGGCGGCTTCCCCACCCCCTCGGTGCGCCACTGGGTCGTCTCCCCCATCGGTGAGAACGCCGGCTCGGTCTCGCGCGGCGGCACCACCGCGGAGGAGGGCTTCCAGATAAAGGGGGTCGAGCTCCAGCGGATCTGCGACCAGCAGCAGTTCGGCGCCGGTGACCGGCACTACCTGGGCGTGCAGTTCGTGCTGTGGGACGGCCAGCTGGTGATCACCATGCTCACCACGGTGACCTATCTGCACAACACCCTGCGGATCGAGGTCACCGGCCACGCGCTCGGCCCGGTGCACCCGCTCTTCACCACCAAGCCCACCGCCCCGTCCAAGACGGTCAACAAGACCGTCAAGTTCTGGGAGACCAAGTCCATCCCGCTGCCGCTGGTGGACGCGAAGGAGGTGGTGCGGCTCGCGGCCCGCGCCCCCTTCACCTGGTACCCGCCGCTGCTGGACTACCTGGGCGGCAAGCTCACCCTGCCCGAGCCGTTCGGCCTGCGCCACGCCTGGGCGGACAAGCCCTGGCGGCACCGGTTCATGGCCGATGACGCGCTGCGCGCCGCCACACCCGTGCTGCGCGTCGTCCACGAGGCGGCGATACGCGTGCTGCAGGACAACGGCGTCAACACCGAGCGCTTCGGCAACCGCGCGCTGGTGCTCAGCGGCCAGGTCCAGGACCCGGCCCCGCGCAAGGCGGACGAGTACAACGCCTAGCGGTCCGGCCCACCCCGGCGACCGCCCGGCTCACCACCCCACGGCCGGGCCCGCCGGGTGGCGGGTCGGGGGCCCGGGACCGGCCGGGCGGGCGGGGGCTCAGACGCCGGGCCAGGCCTCGGCGAGCATCCGGCGGGTGTCCGCCAGCAGCTGCGGCAGCACCTTGGTGTGCCCGACCACCGGCATGAAGTTGGTGTCCCCGCCCCAGCGCGGCACCACGTGCTGGTGCAGGTGGGCGGCGATGCCGGCGCCGGCCACCGTTCCCTGGTTCATGCCGATGTTGAAGCCGTGGGCGCCGGAGGCGGTGCGCAGCGCGACCATGGCCGCCTTGGTGAACTCGGCCAGCTCCATCGTCTCCCGACCGTCCAGCTCGGTGTAGTCGGCGACGTGCCGGAACGGGACCACCATGAGGTGGCCGCCGTTGTACGGGTAGAGGTTGAGCACGGCGTAGACGTGCGAGCCGCGGGCGATGACCAGGCCGTCCTCGTCGGACTTCTCCGGGATGGTGCAGAACGGGCAGCCGTCCCCCGCCCCCGGGCCGGTGGGCTTGTTCTCGCCCTGGATGTACGCCATCCGATGGGGCGTCCACAGGCGCTGGAAGGCGTCCTGGGTGCCGACTCCGATCTGCTGTTCCGGCTCACGCGTCATGATGAGCAGCATATGGCTTCGCCCGTTCGGAGCGTGTCGCCGGGTGGGGCGTCGATCACCGGCCGGCGATGCTGAGCCGATGGACGACCACCCTCGCCGGCCCCGGGACGAGCGGCGGGCCCGGAGCGACGCCCGGGCCCTGAGCGCGGAGCGGACCCGCGGCTGGGAACAGCGCACCGCGCTTGCGCTCTATGTCGCGTCGCAGCTCTTCCTCGCCTCCTACGCGATGCGGGTGCTGGCCCCCGGGCTGCCCCCGTTCTGGCACACGGTGTGCGTGGTGGTGACCGACACCTGCTGGGCGGTGTTCATCGTGGATTACGTGGTCCGATGGCGGCTCAGCGGTATGGGGCCGCGGTTCGTGCCCACCCATCCGCTGGACACCGTGGTGCTGGTGATGCCGCTGCTGCGGCCGTTGCGTCTGGTGCACACCTACTCGGTCATGAAGGAGCGCCGGGCCGAGCCGCGGCTGAGCCTGTACGCGCGGGTGATGACCTACGCCGGCCTCTCCGCGCTGCTGCTCGGCTTCTCCGCCTCGCTCGCCGTCTACGAGGCGGAGCGCGGGGCGCCGGGCACCACGATCCGCACCTTCGGCGACGCGGTGTGGTGGGCCTGCGCGACGCTGACCACGACGGGTTACGGGGACGCGGTCCCGGTGACCCCGCGCGGACGGGTGGTCGCGGCGGGGCTGATGATGTGCGGGCTGGCGCTGCTGGGGGCCGTGACCGGCTCGTTCTCGTCCTGGCTGATCCAGACCTTCACGCGGGAGGACGAGAAGAGGCCCCCGGGGCGCTAGCGAGCGCTCCGGGGGCCTCCCGACGTCGGCGTCAGACCTGGACGCGGTCCTCGACGGCCTTGACGATCTCGGCGATAGCCTCGTCGATCGGCACGCCGTTCTTCTGCGAGCCGTCGCGGTAGCGGAAGGACACGGCGTTGTTCGACACGTCCTCGTCACCGGCGATGATCATGAACGGCACCTTGGCCTTCTGCGCGTTCCGGATCTTCTTCTGCATCCGGTCCGAGGAGGCGTCGACGTCCACCCGCAGCCCCTTGGCCTTCGCCTTCGCGGCGAACTCCTGGAGGTAGGGGACGTGGGCGTCGCCGATCGGGATGCAGACCGCCTGCACCGGGGCCAGCCAGGCCGGGAAGGCGCCCGCGTAGTGCTCCAGCAGCACCGCGAAGAACCGCTCGATGGAGCCGAACAGCGCGCGGTGGATCATGACCGGGCGCTGCCGGGAGCCGTCGGCCGCGGTGTACTCGAGGTCGAAGCGCTCCGGAAGGTTGAAGTCGACCTGGATGGTGGACATCTGCCAGGTCCGGCCGATGGCGTCGCGCGCCTGGACGGAGATCTTCGGCCCGTAGAAGGCCGCGCCCGCCGGGTCCATGATCAGCTTCAGGCCCTGCTCCTCGGCCGCCGTCCGCAGGACGTCGGTGGCCTCCTCCCACGCCTCGTCCGACCCGATGAACTTGTTCGGGTCCTTGGTCGACAGCTCCAGGTAGAAGTCGGTCAGACCGTAGTCGCGCAACAGGTTCAGCACGAAGGTCAGCAGCGAGTCGAGCTCGTCCGCCATCTGCTCGCGGGTGCAGTAGATGTGCGCGTCGTCCTGGGTGAAGCCCCGGGCGCGGGTGAGGCCGTGCACCACGCCGGACTTCTCGTACCGGTACACGGTCCCGAACTCGAACAGGCGCAGCGGCAGCTCACGGTAGGAGCGCCCGCGCGCGTCGAAGATCAGGTTGTGCATCGGGCAGTTCATGGGCTTGAGGTAGTAGTCCGTGCCCTCGTCCAGCTGCATGGGCGGGTACATGCCGTCGGCGTACCAGTCCAGGTGGCCGGACTTCTCGAACAGCGCGCCCTTGGTCGCGTGCGGGGTGTAGACGAACTCGTAGCCCGACTCCTCGTGCCGCCTGCGCGAGTAGTCCTCCATGGCCCGGCGGATGATGCCGCCCTTGGGGTGGAAGACGGCGAGGCCGGAGCCGATCTCCTCCGGGATGGAGAACAGGTCGAGCTCGCTGCCGAGCCGCCGGTGGTCGCGCTTCTCGGCCTCGGCGAGGAAGTCCAGGTGCGCCTTCAGCTCGTCCTTGGACGGCCAGGCGGTGCCGTAGATGCGCTGCAGCATCGGGTTCTTCTCGCTGCCGCGCCAGTACGCCGCGGCGCTGCGCATCAGCTTGAAGGCCGGGATCATCCGGGTGGACGGCAGGTGCGGACCGCGGCACAGGTCCTTCCAGCACAGCTCGCCCGTCTTGGCGTCCAGGTTGTCGTAGATGGTCAGCTCGCCGGCGCCCACCTCGGCGGAGGCGCCCTCGGCGGCCTCGGCGGCCGAGCCCTTGAGCCCGATCAGCTCCAGCTTGTACGGCTCGCCGGCCAGCTCCTCGCGGGCGGCCTCGTCGGTCACCGCGCGGCGCGAGAACCGCTGGCCGCGCTTCTGGATCTCCTGCATCTTCTTCTCGATGCGCTTGAGATCGTCCGGCTGGAACGGGTCCTTGACGTCGAAGTCGTAGTAGAAGCCGTCCTTGATCGGCGGGCCGATGCCGAGCTTGGCCTCCGGGAACAGCTCCTGCACAGCCTGCGCCATCACGTGCGCGGCCGAGTGGCGCAGGATGTCCAGGCCGTCCTTGCTGCCGATCTCGACCGGCTCCACCTCGTCGCCGTCGGCCAGCTCGTACGCCAGGTCCTTGAGCTCGCCGCCCACGCGGGCCGCGACGATGGCGCGGTCGGCGGCGAAGAGGTCCGCCGCCGTGGTGCCCGTGGTCACCACGCGCTCTTCCCGCTCGGAATCGCGTTGGATGATCACACGGACGTCCGACACCGGTCTCTCCTGACTTGTGGCTGCGTGTCGCAGCAAACGCTGCGCAGCGTGAATCGTACCGAGCCAGGGGCCATGACCGCTAAACGGTTCGCGCTCCTCGCGCGGGGCGGCGGTTCCAGTGGGGCGAGTCCCCCGGCCGCGCGGCCTCACGAACCGAAGCCCTCGGCGTCCCCGCACGCCTCCTCGAAGAACTCCAGGTTCTCCTGGAGCGACTTCAGCAGGCGGTCCCGCTCCGCCTCGTCGACCTGGACCGGGGTCACCCCGCTCGCACCCGTCAGCCGCCGGAATCCGCCCCGGCTCTCCAGCCGCCCGCTGACCCGGATGGGCAGCCCGACCAAATGAGCGTGGCCGGCGATGCGGTAGTCGTCCGCTCCCAGGGCGACGCGCAGCCGCGCCACGTCGGCGCCGGCGAGCACCCCCAGCCGCACGGTGCCGGGCCCGTCGGGGGCGTCGCGGCGCAGCCGGAGCACCACGCCGGTGACGCGCACGGGCACGGAGGACTCTCCCCTGAGGTAGCGGGCGCCGGCCTCGCGCAGCCCCGGCAGGTCGCCGGGTGAGAACTCCACCGGCTCCGGTCGGGCCGCGAAGCCCTCGGGCGGGCCGGCCGCCGGCGACCACTCGATGGCGATGCGAGCGCCTTGCGCGCCCCGGACGAGCGTGACGAGGGCCTCGGTGAGCTCGCGACTCACCCCGGCCGCGACGGCCGCTTCGAAGGACTCCGTCCCACCGGTGGCGCGCTGGTAGTCGGCGGCGTCGCGGGCGGCGTACAGGGCGCGCAGCAGAGCGGCGGTGGTGGTGCGGCCGTCGGCGACGGGGACGAAGGCGGTGAGCTCGCGGCCGCCGGAGCCGGCCGGGCCGACCAGGACGCGCGCCAGCCAGTCCGCGGCCTCGCGGCGGTGTCGGGCGCCGTGGTAGCCCACCCGGTCGTGCGTGGCCAGGGCCCCGGCGAGCAGCGTCGCCCGGGCGCCGGCGCGCAGTTGCTCCTGCACGGCCCAGGCGCCGACGGAGCCCGGGGACCGGCCGGACTCGGGGGCCTCGCGCCACCAGCGGATCTCGTCGCTGGGCACGGCGAGGCCGGTGAGCACCTCGCGGGCGGAGGGGGCGGCGCTGCGGCTGAGCGCGGTGAGCGCCTCGGCGAGCAGGTCGCCGCTGTCGGGGAACTCCCGGCTCTCGGGCACCAGCAGACTGGTGCCGGCGCCGAGTGGGCCGGGCGGCGTCCAGCGGGCGTAGCGCCCCGGCGCGCCACCGCGGCGGCGCCAGCCGTGCCGGGCGAGCAGGGCGCCGAGGACGGCCGGATCGATGTGGTCGGGGTGCGGGGTGGGCACGGGTTCGTCGGTCGGCCGGTGCGTTCGGTGCATCAGGGTCTCCCTCCCGCCCCGACCCGGGTCATGATCTCGCAGAGCGCGCGGTCGTCGAAGATCCGCGAGGTCGGGATCCGCACGGTGGTCCGGCGGGCGCCCCGCACCGGGTGGCCGGCCAGATTGGTCCAGTAGCAGCAGTGCCGCAGCGCGAGCCGGTCGTGCTCGGCCCGGAGCCAGTCCTCCCGGGCGCGGGGCACGATCATCACCACGAGGATCTTGTGCACCGAGACCGGGCTGCGGGCCAGCTTGATCAGGTGGTCGTTGTCGAGGGTGAAGCCGA
Coding sequences:
- the thrS gene encoding threonine--tRNA ligase, coding for MSDVRVIIQRDSEREERVVTTGTTAADLFAADRAIVAARVGGELKDLAYELADGDEVEPVEIGSKDGLDILRHSAAHVMAQAVQELFPEAKLGIGPPIKDGFYYDFDVKDPFQPDDLKRIEKKMQEIQKRGQRFSRRAVTDEAAREELAGEPYKLELIGLKGSAAEAAEGASAEVGAGELTIYDNLDAKTGELCWKDLCRGPHLPSTRMIPAFKLMRSAAAYWRGSEKNPMLQRIYGTAWPSKDELKAHLDFLAEAEKRDHRRLGSELDLFSIPEEIGSGLAVFHPKGGIIRRAMEDYSRRRHEESGYEFVYTPHATKGALFEKSGHLDWYADGMYPPMQLDEGTDYYLKPMNCPMHNLIFDARGRSYRELPLRLFEFGTVYRYEKSGVVHGLTRARGFTQDDAHIYCTREQMADELDSLLTFVLNLLRDYGLTDFYLELSTKDPNKFIGSDEAWEEATDVLRTAAEEQGLKLIMDPAGAAFYGPKISVQARDAIGRTWQMSTIQVDFNLPERFDLEYTAADGSRQRPVMIHRALFGSIERFFAVLLEHYAGAFPAWLAPVQAVCIPIGDAHVPYLQEFAAKAKAKGLRVDVDASSDRMQKKIRNAQKAKVPFMIIAGDEDVSNNAVSFRYRDGSQKNGVPIDEAIAEIVKAVEDRVQV
- a CDS encoding DUF4365 domain-containing protein — its product is METLQVGYLHAVAAAAGCSLAQPFPDNGIDWHLSHSAPGHAVDDEVTIKVQLKATYQLAPHPTGPTFGFTLDNDHLIKLARSPVSVHKILVVMIVPRAREDWLRAEHDRLALRHCCYWTNLAGHPVRGARRTTVRIPTSRIFDDRALCEIMTRVGAGGRP